Proteins from a single region of Runella sp. SP2:
- a CDS encoding lysylphosphatidylglycerol synthase domain-containing protein produces the protein MTQSNSPSWFSRLSSLKKITWVFKWLLFLGMLLYLYVSVEAKGQSLGEVYRLLLFHLQQGHWKILGFALFLTPINWACESRKWQLLAQKIEKISFGQAFQGVLSGLALGFLMPNNVGDAAGRVLSLQSHQRLSGVGAALLSNGLQFFVSLFFGTLGWGFWVYHQPTLQQWPQVLLLLALVMTLVFGGVLMTKRGEAEQFLVRFRLFRWVDPYVKVIAEYTLSEIGQAFRWAILRYGVFTLQFALLLWLFEVNLPFDVAIAGIFLVFFAKTLIPALNFLGDLGIREASSLYVFSFYDVEPARILAVTLTLWCINILLPVLIGTVWTFKLKWWN, from the coding sequence ATGACGCAAAGTAACAGCCCTTCGTGGTTTTCTCGGCTTTCTTCGCTCAAAAAAATCACTTGGGTGTTCAAATGGCTCCTTTTTTTGGGGATGTTGCTCTACCTGTACGTCAGCGTGGAGGCCAAAGGACAAAGTTTGGGGGAAGTGTATCGGCTTTTGCTTTTCCATTTACAGCAAGGTCATTGGAAAATCCTTGGGTTCGCTCTTTTCCTGACCCCCATCAACTGGGCTTGCGAAAGCCGTAAATGGCAACTTTTAGCCCAAAAAATCGAAAAAATCAGCTTCGGACAAGCCTTTCAAGGGGTGCTTTCGGGACTTGCGTTGGGGTTTTTAATGCCCAACAACGTCGGTGATGCAGCAGGAAGGGTGCTTTCGTTACAAAGTCATCAACGTCTGTCGGGGGTAGGAGCAGCGCTGCTTTCCAATGGATTACAGTTTTTTGTGTCCCTGTTTTTTGGTACGTTGGGTTGGGGGTTTTGGGTATATCATCAACCTACTTTACAACAATGGCCGCAGGTGCTGCTGTTGCTGGCCTTGGTGATGACCCTTGTTTTTGGTGGGGTATTGATGACCAAACGCGGTGAAGCCGAGCAGTTTTTGGTTCGCTTTCGATTGTTTCGATGGGTAGATCCTTACGTAAAAGTCATTGCAGAATATACATTATCCGAAATTGGTCAGGCGTTTCGTTGGGCAATCTTGCGTTATGGCGTTTTTACCCTTCAGTTTGCGTTGTTACTTTGGCTTTTTGAGGTAAATCTCCCTTTTGATGTGGCCATAGCGGGTATTTTTCTAGTCTTTTTTGCCAAAACCCTCATCCCAGCCCTCAATTTTTTGGGTGATTTGGGCATTCGCGAAGCTTCTTCCCTTTACGTTTTTAGCTTTTACGACGTCGAACCTGCGCGTATTTTAGCAGTAACGCTGACGCTTTGGTGTATTAATATTCTTCTTCCTGTATTGATAGGAACGGTTTGGACTTTTAAACTAAAATGGTGGAATTGA
- a CDS encoding alpha-amylase family glycosyl hydrolase, translated as MKTIEISDIQASTIAGMGAVPHSEGVSFRVWAPNAKAVSVVGDFNSWNNEATPLSHEENGYWSVNVPGATIGQEYKYVLFTEVAELMRNDPYARQLTNSVGNSIVHDPHFDWANDDSFRIPNWNEMVIYELHIGTFNAKGEGKIGDFYSAIERLDYLKALGINAVEIMPIAEFPGGYSWGYNPAHPFAVESEYGGPLGLKSFVKAAHEKGIAVILDVVYNHFGPTDMDLWQFDGWSENNLGGIYFYNDWRATTPWGDTRPDYGRPEVRQYIRDNALMWLEEYHLDGLRMDMIPYMRNVNADGNPDNDLAEGYSLIQWINSEIREKFPHKFTVAEDLHTLSSITDSVANGGLGYSSQWDAQFVHPVREAIIAMHDADRNMDAIAHAITHKYNNDAFQRVIYTESHDEVANGKARVVQEIAGEGDVDNWYAKKRSILGAVLTLTSPGIPMLFQGQALLEDKWFDDTDPIDWSRLSAHKGIAKLYRDLIHLRLNKHQTTAGLSGQHAMVLHLDHERKIIAFYRFRNGGYNDNTIVIINFSQEPAHDFGIRFPKRGHWRLRFNSDWDGYDADFDNHFTSDLIAVGVEESRHLLVQVPLGAYAALIYSLEN; from the coding sequence ATGAAAACAATTGAAATCTCAGACATACAAGCAAGTACCATTGCAGGCATGGGAGCCGTACCACATTCGGAAGGTGTTTCGTTTAGGGTTTGGGCTCCCAACGCCAAAGCAGTATCGGTAGTTGGAGATTTCAACAGTTGGAATAATGAAGCAACGCCCCTTTCGCACGAAGAAAATGGGTATTGGTCGGTCAATGTTCCAGGCGCAACAATTGGACAAGAATACAAATACGTGCTTTTCACGGAGGTTGCAGAATTGATGCGCAACGACCCTTATGCCCGACAATTGACCAATTCGGTTGGCAACAGTATCGTGCATGACCCACATTTTGATTGGGCAAATGATGACTCTTTTCGGATACCCAACTGGAACGAAATGGTCATATATGAGCTACACATTGGGACTTTTAATGCAAAAGGAGAAGGCAAAATTGGCGATTTTTATTCAGCCATTGAGCGTCTCGACTACCTTAAAGCACTAGGAATCAATGCTGTAGAAATTATGCCCATTGCCGAATTTCCTGGCGGATACTCGTGGGGATATAACCCTGCCCATCCTTTCGCAGTAGAATCGGAATATGGTGGGCCGTTGGGCTTGAAAAGTTTTGTAAAAGCCGCCCACGAAAAAGGTATTGCCGTTATTTTGGATGTCGTCTATAACCACTTTGGCCCCACTGACATGGACTTATGGCAGTTTGACGGCTGGAGTGAAAACAATCTTGGAGGAATTTATTTTTACAACGATTGGCGGGCAACTACCCCTTGGGGAGATACCCGCCCCGATTACGGTCGGCCAGAAGTGCGTCAGTATATTCGTGACAATGCCTTGATGTGGCTCGAAGAATATCACTTGGATGGTCTCCGAATGGACATGATTCCGTACATGCGAAATGTCAACGCCGACGGAAACCCCGACAACGATTTAGCGGAAGGTTATTCGTTGATACAGTGGATTAATTCGGAAATCAGGGAAAAATTTCCCCACAAATTTACGGTTGCCGAAGACCTCCACACCCTTTCATCCATCACCGATAGTGTCGCAAACGGTGGGCTTGGGTACAGCAGTCAATGGGATGCCCAGTTTGTCCACCCCGTACGAGAAGCTATCATTGCGATGCACGACGCCGACCGCAACATGGATGCGATTGCCCATGCCATTACGCACAAATACAACAACGACGCTTTTCAACGGGTCATTTATACTGAATCGCACGATGAGGTGGCCAACGGCAAGGCACGGGTCGTTCAGGAAATTGCGGGCGAAGGCGACGTCGATAACTGGTATGCCAAAAAGCGTTCCATTTTAGGAGCCGTGCTTACGCTCACTTCCCCAGGCATTCCGATGCTTTTTCAAGGGCAGGCATTGCTCGAAGACAAATGGTTTGATGATACCGACCCAATCGATTGGAGTCGCCTGTCGGCACATAAAGGTATTGCTAAACTTTACCGAGATTTGATTCATCTAAGGCTCAACAAACACCAAACCACGGCTGGGCTTTCGGGACAACATGCGATGGTATTGCACCTCGACCACGAACGTAAAATTATCGCCTTTTATCGTTTCCGAAACGGCGGATACAACGACAACACCATTGTGATCATCAACTTTTCGCAAGAACCCGCCCACGATTTTGGCATTCGTTTTCCCAAAAGAGGGCACTGGCGATTGCGTTTCAACAGCGATTGGGACGGCTATGACGCCGATTTTGACAATCATTTTACCAGTGATTTAATTGCCGTTGGAGTCGAAGAATCCAGACATTTATTGGTTCAAGTTCCATTGGGAGCCTATGCTGCCCTCATTTATTCACTCGAAAACTAA
- a CDS encoding AI-2E family transporter, giving the protein MPPTTTPPTAFQLPYVARLGFVLLSVTLLVYWMHVLGSIVTLLLFSIILSMAMFPLTKWLEKKGLPNTLSITLAILAFTAVFVGIGFVIGYEVNEFMQMLPKMLSKMESCAAQMQQWAYEHLKISHKMQVNKLQEYTQNLSSKSGDMVGSAVTTTGSMLGMLAIVPVFIFFILYYRNMLTQFLYKVFSNTPKSKLNGVFSKIYEVVHNYLYGLFLVTLIVGTLNSIGLLALGIQSAFFFGFLAAVLLIIPYFGILIGSILPIVVALVTKESPMYALGVAGIFFFVQILEGNFITPYIVGSKISINPLAAIVALFLGEMLWGIAGMALALPLTAILKVIFDSVSYLKPYGYVLGEPEVDKEREIKSTKIQALERELVETIHETTDEVKAIFHKKKAVKKAS; this is encoded by the coding sequence ATGCCACCGACTACAACACCTCCTACCGCGTTTCAGCTTCCGTACGTTGCCCGTTTGGGTTTCGTATTGCTCAGTGTCACATTATTGGTGTACTGGATGCACGTTTTGGGGTCTATTGTTACCCTGCTGCTCTTCTCCATCATTTTGTCGATGGCCATGTTTCCCCTTACCAAATGGCTCGAAAAAAAGGGACTTCCGAATACTTTGTCCATCACCCTCGCTATTTTAGCGTTTACGGCCGTTTTTGTAGGGATTGGCTTTGTGATTGGGTACGAGGTCAACGAATTTATGCAAATGCTCCCCAAAATGCTTTCCAAAATGGAATCGTGCGCGGCGCAGATGCAGCAATGGGCGTACGAGCATTTGAAGATTTCGCACAAAATGCAAGTGAATAAGCTGCAAGAATATACGCAAAATCTAAGCTCCAAAAGCGGCGATATGGTCGGTTCGGCGGTTACAACCACGGGGTCGATGCTCGGAATGCTCGCAATAGTCCCCGTTTTTATCTTTTTTATTTTGTACTACCGCAACATGCTGACGCAGTTTTTGTACAAAGTTTTTAGCAACACCCCAAAGTCGAAGCTGAACGGCGTTTTTAGCAAAATTTATGAAGTCGTACATAATTACCTCTACGGCCTGTTTCTGGTAACCCTTATTGTAGGTACGCTTAACTCGATTGGTTTATTGGCTTTGGGTATTCAATCAGCCTTTTTCTTTGGTTTTTTGGCAGCCGTTTTGCTCATCATTCCGTATTTTGGGATACTCATTGGTTCTATCCTACCCATTGTGGTAGCGCTTGTTACCAAAGAATCGCCCATGTATGCACTCGGCGTGGCTGGTATTTTTTTCTTTGTCCAAATTTTAGAAGGAAATTTTATTACACCCTACATCGTGGGTTCTAAAATCAGCATCAACCCACTGGCTGCTATTGTCGCGCTATTTCTTGGCGAAATGCTGTGGGGCATTGCTGGAATGGCCCTCGCTTTACCACTTACGGCCATCTTGAAAGTTATTTTTGACTCAGTTTCTTACCTAAAACCCTACGGCTACGTCTTGGGAGAGCCTGAGGTGGACAAAGAACGCGAAATAAAAAGCACCAAAATTCAGGCCCTCGAACGAGAACTGGTTGAAACCATCCACGAAACTACGGATGAAGTAAAGGCTATTTTCCACAAGAAAAAAGCTGTCAAAAAAGCATCTTAA
- a CDS encoding porin family protein, protein MNRKHIILAIAFVASALTSFAQDSENRARTGIRGGLNASNMYIDEVTDRNPRYGFHASLFTQLPLVKNKLYLQPEIGYSNKGTTARYNVLNTFQGENTFSLDYVEVPVLLTYKIGNFVDLHAGGYGGYLLNANTKSKSDVGSTQIELGKGNFNEIDYGLSAGLSIYFGKLMIGTRYNYGLRPVATSDAAKVFMGNAKNSVGQISVGFTF, encoded by the coding sequence ATGAATCGCAAACACATCATTTTAGCCATCGCTTTTGTAGCCTCAGCCCTTACTTCGTTCGCTCAAGACTCCGAAAACAGAGCACGAACAGGTATCCGTGGTGGACTAAACGCCTCGAATATGTACATCGACGAAGTTACCGACCGCAACCCTCGCTACGGATTTCACGCCAGTTTATTTACCCAATTACCTTTGGTGAAAAATAAATTGTACCTCCAACCCGAAATTGGGTACAGCAACAAAGGAACAACGGCCAGATACAACGTTCTCAATACTTTTCAAGGAGAAAATACTTTTAGCCTCGATTATGTAGAAGTTCCTGTGTTGCTAACGTATAAAATTGGCAATTTTGTTGACTTACACGCGGGTGGTTACGGAGGCTATTTGCTCAATGCCAACACCAAAAGTAAAAGCGATGTTGGCTCCACTCAAATTGAACTTGGGAAGGGCAATTTTAACGAAATTGACTACGGACTTTCGGCAGGTTTGAGTATTTATTTTGGCAAGTTAATGATTGGTACTCGCTACAATTATGGGCTTCGTCCAGTAGCGACCAGCGATGCCGCCAAAGTATTTATGGGTAACGCCAAAAATTCAGTGGGACAAATCAGCGTAGGTTTTACGTTCTAG
- the ruvC gene encoding crossover junction endodeoxyribonuclease RuvC: MQDQQSNLTEKIILGIDPGTRIAGYGVIRIIGARIDLLQYGVLKLDKYSSHELKLKKIFDRITQLIEEFLPDEMAVEDPFYGKNPQSMLKLGRAQGVAMAAALNRNIPIVEYSPKTVKMSVTGNGNASKEQVAFMLESILKMPLQPEYLDATDAVAIAICHHYHANALPSAAAKKKGAKKGGWSAFVSENPNRIK, translated from the coding sequence ATGCAAGATCAACAATCAAATCTGACTGAAAAAATTATTTTAGGGATTGACCCTGGAACCCGTATTGCAGGATACGGTGTCATTCGTATTATTGGTGCTCGTATCGACTTACTTCAATACGGCGTCTTAAAACTCGACAAATATAGTAGCCATGAACTAAAACTGAAGAAAATTTTTGACCGTATCACCCAACTTATCGAAGAATTTTTGCCCGATGAAATGGCCGTGGAAGACCCTTTTTACGGAAAAAACCCCCAGTCGATGCTCAAATTGGGGCGTGCTCAGGGTGTAGCAATGGCCGCTGCGCTCAACCGAAACATTCCGATTGTGGAATATTCGCCCAAAACCGTAAAAATGTCGGTGACGGGTAACGGTAATGCCTCCAAAGAACAAGTGGCTTTTATGTTGGAAAGCATCCTAAAGATGCCTCTACAACCCGAATACCTCGACGCCACCGATGCCGTCGCCATTGCGATTTGCCATCATTACCACGCCAACGCCTTACCTTCGGCAGCGGCCAAAAAGAAAGGTGCAAAAAAAGGCGGTTGGTCAGCCTTTGTGAGTGAAAATCCGAATCGAATCAAGTAA
- a CDS encoding OmpA family protein, translated as MKTSIITYLLCFGLLAPSLYIPSQAQTSSKKKTTKTKLKKTQSGALIGAGAGAVIGGIIGKNNRNTAIGAIIGATVGGATGAIIGQSMDKKAEKLRQDLGPDTKVERVGEGVKLTMNDQLLFDFGSAKLRPETLGNLRKMAATLKSDDYTNLLIEGNTDNVGSEAFNKTLSEQRAAAVSNFLIGEGVASNRVKLIGLGEANPIASNASETGRQQNRRVEIGIFANEKLKQQAAQSAFNAQ; from the coding sequence ATGAAAACGAGCATCATCACCTACTTACTTTGTTTCGGATTATTAGCACCGAGCCTCTATATACCTTCGCAAGCCCAAACGTCGTCGAAGAAAAAAACGACCAAAACCAAGCTCAAAAAAACGCAGTCAGGCGCTCTGATTGGTGCGGGAGCGGGAGCGGTTATCGGAGGAATCATTGGTAAAAACAACCGAAATACCGCCATTGGCGCCATCATTGGAGCAACCGTCGGTGGGGCAACGGGTGCCATCATCGGGCAGTCGATGGACAAGAAAGCCGAAAAACTTCGCCAAGATTTAGGACCCGATACCAAAGTAGAACGCGTGGGAGAAGGGGTAAAACTCACGATGAACGACCAACTCCTGTTTGACTTTGGCTCGGCCAAGCTCCGTCCCGAAACACTCGGTAATTTGAGAAAAATGGCCGCCACTCTCAAAAGCGACGACTATACGAATTTGCTCATTGAAGGAAACACCGACAACGTGGGCAGCGAAGCCTTCAACAAAACCTTGTCAGAACAACGCGCCGCTGCCGTATCCAATTTCTTGATAGGCGAAGGTGTTGCCTCAAATCGGGTAAAACTGATTGGTTTGGGCGAAGCAAATCCTATCGCAAGCAACGCATCTGAAACGGGACGCCAGCAAAACCGACGCGTAGAAATTGGAATTTTTGCCAACGAGAAATTAAAACAGCAAGCCGCTCAATCGGCCTTTAATGCCCAATAA
- a CDS encoding NuoM family protein, producing the protein MKIPYLLSFFVFHPLVGTIAILLISNRFKHTYKWITLFFTACQVLVSGVLYAMYDTSNPAPQFVEKADWITLSLGNMGTVSIDYLLGIDGISFPMVLLTSVVMLVGAISSWNIDKREKAYFSLYLLLTTSITGCFIALDFFLFFLFFEFMLLPMYFLIGLWGGPRREYASIKFFLYTLVGSLLILIVMIGLYLSVIDPVESQLTQTMVHTFDLRYMTDMRNYLPNSLLSLSGEVYLFGIPSRMLAFWLLFLGFAIKLPIVPLHTWLPDAHVEAPTPVSVVLAGILLKIGGYGLLRIAYPIFPDAANEYAFVLALLGVISIVYGGFNALAQNDLKKMIAYSSVSHMGFVVLGIASLTSEGINGAIYQMVSHGVLSAMLFLVVGVIYDRTHNRLIDSYRGLIGPMPIYTVLTGVAFFASLGLPGFSGFVGELFTLMGGFKSAVVPTWVAALGTIGIILAAAYFLWTLQRMFLGKLWAKNQDDLAVLYDLDTREKWMLVPLALLAFLIGILPNSLFQLSDKTVSQLLKVFE; encoded by the coding sequence ATGAAGATACCTTATTTACTTTCTTTTTTTGTATTTCACCCTCTGGTAGGTACGATTGCTATTCTACTGATTTCTAACCGTTTCAAACACACGTACAAATGGATTACGTTGTTTTTTACGGCTTGTCAAGTGCTTGTATCGGGGGTTTTATACGCCATGTACGACACCTCCAACCCTGCTCCCCAGTTCGTCGAAAAAGCAGATTGGATTACGCTTTCGTTGGGCAACATGGGCACCGTTTCCATTGATTACCTGCTCGGAATTGACGGTATCAGTTTTCCAATGGTCTTACTAACGTCGGTCGTCATGCTGGTGGGAGCGATTTCTTCTTGGAATATTGACAAACGCGAGAAGGCTTATTTTTCCTTGTATTTATTATTAACTACCAGTATCACAGGCTGTTTTATTGCCCTCGACTTCTTCTTATTTTTCCTCTTCTTTGAGTTTATGTTGTTGCCCATGTATTTTTTGATTGGGCTGTGGGGAGGACCACGTCGCGAATACGCTTCTATCAAATTCTTTCTTTATACGCTTGTCGGTTCTTTGCTTATTCTGATTGTAATGATTGGCCTTTACCTATCGGTGATTGACCCCGTCGAGTCACAATTGACCCAAACGATGGTTCATACCTTTGACCTTCGTTATATGACTGATATGCGCAACTACCTACCCAACAGCTTATTGTCGTTATCGGGTGAGGTTTATTTATTTGGAATACCTTCACGAATGCTGGCCTTTTGGTTGTTGTTTCTTGGTTTTGCCATCAAACTTCCCATTGTCCCTTTGCACACGTGGCTACCCGACGCCCACGTAGAGGCCCCAACGCCTGTATCGGTGGTGCTTGCGGGGATTTTGCTGAAAATTGGGGGCTACGGTTTGTTGCGAATCGCCTACCCTATTTTCCCCGATGCGGCCAATGAATACGCCTTTGTGTTGGCACTTTTGGGCGTCATTTCCATCGTTTATGGGGGTTTTAATGCCCTTGCCCAAAACGACCTTAAAAAAATGATTGCTTATTCATCAGTCTCGCACATGGGTTTTGTGGTACTCGGAATTGCTTCGCTTACGTCGGAGGGTATCAACGGCGCCATTTATCAAATGGTGAGCCACGGAGTGCTTTCGGCCATGTTATTTTTGGTGGTAGGTGTTATTTACGACCGTACTCACAACCGCCTCATCGACAGCTACCGTGGACTGATTGGCCCAATGCCTATTTATACTGTGCTTACTGGAGTAGCCTTTTTTGCTTCGCTAGGTTTGCCAGGTTTTTCGGGCTTTGTGGGCGAATTATTCACCCTCATGGGAGGTTTCAAATCGGCAGTAGTTCCAACTTGGGTAGCAGCCCTTGGCACCATAGGCATTATTTTAGCCGCCGCTTATTTTCTATGGACACTCCAACGGATGTTTTTGGGGAAATTATGGGCCAAAAATCAAGACGATTTGGCAGTTTTGTATGACCTAGATACCCGTGAAAAATGGATGTTGGTGCCGCTGGCATTGCTGGCATTCCTTATCGGGATTTTGCCAAATAGCCTTTTTCAGCTTTCGGACAAAACAGTAAGTCAGTTACTCAAGGTTTTTGAATAA
- a CDS encoding transglutaminase family protein has protein sequence MKLQGQSTLIYQIPQPVPVQMMLRPYRHDGQSIVKEQFSIQPSVPFTEYIDAYGNQCQRAILPAGDVTITTDVEALVQPYLAPAIPLPAYIPVDELPNEVMMYLLASRYCQSDLIDIQNLAREIVGNSELGYAQVEAIRTWINQSISYQYGTTNATTTALDTAQQRVGVCRDFTHLAIALCRSLSIPARMTVGFLDQLEYMDLHAWFEAYVGNQWYTFDAVQSQTQGCRVVLGYGRDAADVAMVTQFGAANLQSLTVNVQVFQE, from the coding sequence ATGAAACTCCAAGGCCAAAGTACCCTCATTTACCAAATTCCCCAGCCTGTGCCTGTTCAGATGATGCTCCGCCCGTATCGCCACGACGGACAATCTATTGTAAAAGAGCAGTTTAGCATCCAGCCAAGTGTGCCATTTACCGAATACATTGATGCCTACGGCAACCAATGTCAACGTGCGATTTTACCCGCTGGCGACGTCACTATCACGACCGACGTGGAAGCACTCGTGCAACCCTATTTGGCACCAGCCATTCCTCTACCCGCATATATTCCCGTGGACGAACTTCCCAATGAAGTGATGATGTATTTGTTGGCTAGTCGGTATTGCCAATCCGATTTGATTGATATTCAGAATCTTGCAAGAGAAATCGTTGGAAACAGCGAACTGGGTTATGCCCAAGTGGAAGCAATAAGGACATGGATTAATCAGTCGATTAGCTACCAATATGGCACTACCAACGCTACTACCACAGCCCTCGATACGGCGCAACAACGCGTGGGGGTTTGCCGCGATTTTACCCACCTTGCCATTGCACTGTGCCGCAGCTTGTCCATTCCAGCCCGCATGACGGTCGGCTTTTTAGACCAACTCGAATACATGGATTTGCACGCGTGGTTTGAAGCATACGTAGGTAATCAATGGTACACCTTTGATGCCGTTCAATCGCAAACGCAAGGCTGTCGGGTCGTACTTGGCTACGGGCGCGATGCCGCCGACGTAGCCATGGTCACACAGTTTGGGGCGGCCAATCTGCAATCGCTCACGGTCAACGTACAAGTTTTTCAAGAATAA